From Candidatus Manganitrophus morganii, the proteins below share one genomic window:
- the nuoK gene encoding NADH-quinone oxidoreductase subunit NuoK has translation MLMIPVQEGLLLAAILFALGLIGLLVRRNILFILMSTEVMLNAAGLAFIVAGARWGAADGQVMFFFILALAAAEVSVGLALVLRMHHQYKSLDADLLSRMRG, from the coding sequence ATGTTGATGATTCCCGTGCAAGAGGGGCTTCTCCTGGCGGCGATTTTGTTCGCGCTGGGGCTGATCGGTCTCCTGGTACGCCGTAATATTCTGTTCATCCTGATGTCGACCGAGGTGATGCTCAATGCCGCCGGGCTCGCCTTCATCGTGGCCGGCGCGCGATGGGGAGCGGCCGACGGACAGGTGATGTTCTTCTTCATCCTGGCGCTGGCGGCCGCCGAGGTGTCGGTCGGGTTGGCGCTTGTCCTGCGGATGCACCACCAGTACAAATCGCTCGATGCCGATCTCTTAAGCCGGATGAGGGGATAA
- the nuoJ gene encoding NADH-quinone oxidoreductase subunit J, whose product MQTFFYTAGAVAVAATLLMILSLNAVHALLYLIVSFLAVAVIFYILGAPFVAALEVIVYAGAIMVLFIFIVMMLNLGRRAAEQERAWLRPSMWIGPSVLAAILLGEVILLLTRAGVPAPAAEVVGPKEVGLVLFGPYLIGVELTSVLLMGALVAAYHLGWHRPKLEKANVDDSRARGASPGGDFVRAGADRSPGTP is encoded by the coding sequence ATGCAGACATTCTTTTATACGGCCGGCGCCGTGGCAGTGGCCGCCACCCTCTTGATGATCCTGAGTCTGAATGCGGTGCATGCGCTTCTCTATTTGATTGTCTCGTTTCTGGCGGTGGCGGTGATTTTTTACATTCTCGGCGCGCCGTTCGTGGCGGCGCTGGAGGTGATCGTTTATGCCGGGGCGATCATGGTCCTCTTTATCTTCATCGTGATGATGTTGAACTTAGGTAGACGCGCCGCCGAGCAGGAGCGCGCGTGGCTGCGGCCGTCGATGTGGATCGGGCCGTCGGTCCTGGCGGCGATCTTGTTGGGAGAGGTGATCCTCCTCCTTACCCGCGCCGGGGTTCCGGCCCCGGCGGCGGAGGTCGTCGGGCCGAAGGAGGTCGGCCTGGTCCTCTTCGGGCCTTATCTGATCGGAGTCGAGCTGACCTCGGTGTTGTTGATGGGGGCGCTGGTCGCCGCCTATCATCTCGGCTGGCACCGGCCAAAACTGGAGAAAGCCAATGTTGATGATTCCCGTGCAAGAGGGGCTTCTCCTGGCGGCGATTTTGTTCGCGCTGGGGCTGATCGGTCTCCTGGTACGCCGTAA
- the nuoI gene encoding NADH-quinone oxidoreductase subunit NuoI → MLSILRTIWDVFLHTFRKPVTIPYPEQKAVLSPRYRGRIILSRDPDGGERCVGCYLCSVACPVDCIALQATQDETGRRYPEFFRINFSRCIFCGYCEEACPTYAIQLIPEFEMGEYNRQNMVYEKEDLLIAGEGKYHGYNYWKVAGVSIGGKDKGEAERESPPVDVHSLMP, encoded by the coding sequence ATGCTCAGCATTTTACGAACCATCTGGGACGTATTCCTTCATACCTTCCGGAAGCCGGTCACCATTCCCTATCCGGAGCAGAAGGCGGTCCTTTCGCCGAGATACCGTGGACGGATCATCCTCTCGCGCGATCCGGACGGCGGCGAGCGCTGCGTCGGCTGTTATCTCTGCTCGGTCGCCTGCCCGGTCGATTGCATCGCGCTGCAGGCGACGCAGGATGAGACCGGCCGGCGCTACCCGGAGTTCTTCCGGATCAACTTCTCCCGCTGCATCTTCTGCGGCTACTGCGAAGAGGCCTGCCCGACCTACGCGATTCAGCTGATCCCGGAATTCGAGATGGGCGAATACAACCGGCAGAACATGGTCTACGAAAAAGAAGACCTGCTGATCGCGGGGGAGGGGAAATACCACGGCTACAACTATTGGAAAGTCGCCGGGGTCAGCATCGGCGGCAAGGACAAAGGGGAAGCCGAGCGGGAGTCGCCGCCGGTCGACGTGCATAGTTTGATGCCCTAA
- the nuoH gene encoding NADH-quinone oxidoreductase subunit NuoH, with protein MTLFTWIFILALLFIMLSLAGGLTWIERRLLAVWQDRLGPNRVGPFGSFQPIADGIKLFTKEDWIPPFADKPVFVLAPAIIMVAVLMAFVVVPFAPGLVLVDLNIAVLFFLAMTSLTVYSIVLGGWSSNNKYSLLGGLRAAAQLLSYEVFLGLSITGTVMLAGSFRLTDIVEAQRELWFVIPQFFGFVLFLIAGVAETHRLPFDLPEAETELGAGFHTEYSGMKFGMFFIGEYLGMILISAMITVLFFGGWHGPFLPPIIWFLLKTSFFLGFFILLRAALPRPRIDQLMSFGWKVLLPLSLINLLVTGAVVVARG; from the coding sequence ATGACCCTTTTTACGTGGATCTTCATCTTAGCGCTCCTCTTCATCATGCTCAGCCTCGCCGGCGGGCTCACCTGGATCGAACGGCGTCTTCTGGCGGTCTGGCAGGACCGGTTGGGGCCGAACCGGGTCGGCCCCTTCGGAAGTTTTCAGCCGATCGCCGACGGCATCAAGCTCTTCACGAAGGAGGACTGGATTCCCCCCTTCGCCGACAAGCCGGTCTTCGTCCTCGCCCCGGCCATTATCATGGTCGCCGTTTTGATGGCCTTCGTCGTCGTCCCGTTCGCCCCCGGACTGGTCCTGGTCGATCTGAACATCGCGGTCCTCTTCTTTCTGGCGATGACGTCGCTGACCGTCTATAGCATCGTCTTGGGAGGTTGGTCGTCGAACAACAAATATTCGCTCCTCGGCGGATTGCGCGCCGCGGCGCAGCTCCTCAGCTACGAAGTCTTCCTCGGTCTGTCGATCACCGGCACGGTGATGCTCGCCGGCTCTTTTCGTCTGACCGACATCGTCGAAGCGCAGCGGGAGCTCTGGTTCGTCATCCCCCAGTTCTTCGGTTTTGTCCTCTTCCTGATCGCCGGGGTCGCCGAGACGCATCGTCTGCCGTTCGATCTCCCGGAGGCGGAGACCGAGCTCGGCGCCGGCTTTCACACCGAATATTCGGGGATGAAATTCGGGATGTTCTTCATCGGAGAGTATCTCGGGATGATCTTGATCTCGGCAATGATCACCGTCCTCTTCTTCGGCGGCTGGCACGGGCCGTTTCTGCCGCCGATTATTTGGTTTTTACTGAAAACATCTTTCTTCCTCGGCTTCTTCATTCTGCTGCGGGCCGCCCTCCCCCGGCCCCGGATCGATCAGCTGATGTCGTTCGGGTGGAAGGTGCTGCTGCCGCTCTCGCTGATCAACCTGTTGGTCACCGGGGCGGTGGTGGTGGCGAGAGGATGA